The following are encoded together in the Arcobacter aquimarinus genome:
- a CDS encoding pentapeptide repeat-containing protein: protein MFKTNDYWEEEFIEYNDKSLNSIYFDDCTFIKCDFSKSLMQNCKFTECKFVNCDLSLSSLKSCTFNDVIFENCKLIGISWSSSQEPFEVKFKSCNISSNSFHIMDLRQMKFIDTLIRDCGFEECNLEKSLFDNCDLEQTVFIKNNLKKADFRTSKNYLIDPKQNDLTKALFSLPEALSFLSLLPIEIK from the coding sequence ATGTTTAAAACAAATGATTATTGGGAAGAAGAATTTATTGAATATAATGATAAAAGTTTAAATTCTATTTATTTTGATGATTGCACTTTTATAAAATGTGATTTTTCAAAAAGCCTTATGCAAAATTGCAAATTTACAGAGTGTAAATTTGTAAATTGTGATTTATCTTTATCTTCTTTAAAATCTTGTACTTTTAATGATGTAATATTTGAAAATTGTAAACTTATTGGAATTTCATGGAGTTCATCTCAAGAACCTTTTGAGGTTAAATTTAAATCTTGTAATATCTCTTCAAACTCTTTTCATATTATGGATTTACGACAAATGAAGTTTATAGATACACTTATAAGAGATTGTGGTTTCGAAGAGTGTAATTTGGAAAAATCACTTTTTGATAATTGTGATTTAGAACAAACAGTTTTTATAAAAAATAATCTAAAAAAAGCAGATTTTAGAACATCAAAAAATTATTTGATTGACCCAAAACAAAATGATTTAACAAAAGCTCTATTTTCACTACCTGAAGCTTTGAGTTTTCTTTCTTTACTTCCTATAGAAATAAAATAA
- a CDS encoding alpha/beta fold hydrolase has translation MKEKIYFIPGLMTDERLWKRVIPFLENEYEIVHIPIPRSEDFDEIIDILFNEIKEEKINLLGFSLGGYIASYFAITYPNRIKRIFMVAATPGATNEAEIERRKEKFAIIEKEGFGLSYEKALSLVEERNQNDKDLIQTIIDMFNDLGKNCFISQLTSTFYRKDLFEDLIHQDFPIWIFYSEKDRLLNKQALKKLTTTIHNIKMIKREGSSHNIPLEVPFDFASNVKSWMNS, from the coding sequence ATGAAAGAAAAAATTTATTTTATTCCAGGACTTATGACTGATGAAAGATTGTGGAAAAGGGTTATTCCATTTTTAGAAAATGAGTATGAAATAGTTCATATTCCAATACCAAGAAGTGAAGATTTTGATGAAATAATTGATATTTTATTTAATGAAATAAAAGAAGAAAAAATAAATTTATTAGGATTTTCTTTAGGTGGATATATAGCTTCTTATTTTGCAATTACTTATCCAAATAGAATAAAAAGAATTTTTATGGTTGCCGCAACTCCTGGAGCTACAAATGAAGCTGAAATTGAAAGAAGAAAAGAGAAGTTTGCAATTATTGAAAAAGAGGGCTTTGGTTTGAGTTATGAAAAGGCTTTATCATTAGTAGAAGAAAGAAATCAAAATGACAAAGACTTGATACAAACAATTATTGATATGTTTAATGATTTAGGAAAAAATTGTTTTATTTCTCAACTCACTTCTACTTTTTATAGAAAAGATTTATTTGAAGATTTAATACATCAAGATTTTCCTATTTGGATATTTTATAGTGAAAAAGACAGACTTTTAAATAAACAAGCCTTAAAAAAATTAACAACTACAATACATAATATAAAGATGATTAAAAGAGAAGGTTCGAGTCATAATATACCTTTAGAAGTACCTTTTGATTTTGCTTCTAATGTAAAAAGTTGGATGAATTCTTGA
- a CDS encoding RluA family pseudouridine synthase yields the protein MPYIKKEFKTKKGIKIEEFLKELPIDLKLSLSLLEKGKISDEKNSRLQKNQVLKSEFIYITIFEPITKGLKPIFETFHFAIFDKPSGLMVHPSSHQLNIYTLLDEIRYLYKEKGSLVHRIDTETSGLVLVAKNSFSDMVLKNMFEEKEYIKKYQAIVEGKITNSIEINSAITNDNGLIKLKMRVDEKGKESKTFINPIFYDEKNNQTQIEAIPQTGRQHQIRVHLESIGHKIIGDTLYGVEEKFADEFLKKKISKEQRIKVTKSSRLMLQADYLEFTFLDNIYKFKSLQKLK from the coding sequence TTGCCGTATATTAAAAAAGAGTTCAAAACAAAAAAAGGTATTAAAATAGAAGAGTTTTTAAAAGAGCTTCCTATAGATTTAAAACTTAGTTTATCACTTTTAGAAAAAGGCAAAATAAGTGATGAAAAAAACTCTCGACTCCAAAAAAATCAAGTCCTAAAATCAGAATTTATTTATATAACTATTTTTGAACCAATAACAAAAGGATTAAAACCTATATTTGAAACTTTTCATTTTGCTATTTTTGACAAACCAAGTGGTTTGATGGTTCATCCTTCTTCTCATCAGCTAAATATTTATACCCTTTTAGATGAAATTAGATACCTTTATAAAGAAAAAGGTTCATTAGTTCACAGAATTGATACTGAAACTTCAGGTTTAGTTTTAGTTGCTAAAAATTCTTTTAGTGATATGGTTTTAAAAAATATGTTTGAAGAAAAAGAGTATATAAAAAAATACCAAGCCATAGTTGAAGGGAAAATCACAAATAGTATAGAAATAAACTCTGCAATTACAAATGACAATGGACTAATAAAACTAAAAATGAGAGTTGATGAAAAAGGAAAAGAGTCAAAAACTTTTATAAATCCCATTTTTTATGATGAAAAAAACAATCAAACACAAATAGAAGCAATCCCACAAACAGGAAGACAACATCAAATAAGAGTTCATTTAGAATCAATTGGTCATAAAATCATTGGAGATACACTTTATGGAGTTGAAGAGAAATTTGCTGATGAATTTTTAAAAAAGAAAATTTCAAAAGAACAGAGAATAAAAGTTACTAAATCTTCAAGATTAATGTTGCAAGCTGATTATTTAGAATTTACTTTTTTAGATAATATTTATAAATTCAAATCTTTACAAAAACTCAAATAA
- a CDS encoding YgaP family membrane protein: MNKFDKFRSFCRPFRIVIGLVLIAIGFFTDNAWFYLGVIPLIVGLADFCPVCIISKKCTPKTKA, encoded by the coding sequence ATGAATAAATTTGATAAATTTAGAAGCTTTTGTAGACCATTTAGAATTGTTATAGGTTTAGTTTTAATAGCTATTGGATTTTTTACAGATAATGCTTGGTTTTATTTAGGAGTTATTCCTTTGATAGTTGGTCTAGCAGACTTTTGTCCTGTTTGTATTATTAGTAAAAAGTGTACACCTAAAACAAAGGCATAA
- a CDS encoding M99 family carboxypeptidase catalytic domain-containing protein → MKFIILLLLVFINLFAQNKDFDLYKKEGTLTGHTLLVIGGIHGDEPGGYFAPTFLEKYYKIKKGNLWIVPNLNGHSIMANRRGIYNDMNRKFNIIDKKDPDYFVVERIKKIIIEKNVDLILNLHDGYGFYREQYENAIFNPNAWGQATIIDQEKINGLDKFGNLDEIASLVNKNLNKDNLFEDFHSFGVKNTQTKFKDEQMQLSLTYYAVTHNKPAFAIETSKNITDLAHKVTYQLKSIEEFMKIMDIEFERDFDINNYKEVEKRLYDFGKVIINDNIAFDLSDIKRTTRFVPLKKENNNFKFEHILGDIKAIDNRYELYIGNIKVSDFYPQIFEIKEYKEKIKVEIDGKIIETKFASQLDVKDNFKILKSDFRVNIIGFSKDGVDSEDDILIKKSDIVDSFSVDNEKNKYRAEFYKDGKFYGMIILNFLKDK, encoded by the coding sequence ATGAAATTTATTATTTTATTACTTCTTGTATTTATAAATCTTTTTGCGCAAAATAAAGATTTTGATTTATATAAAAAAGAAGGAACTTTAACTGGACATACTTTACTTGTAATTGGTGGAATTCATGGTGATGAGCCAGGTGGATATTTTGCTCCTACATTTTTAGAGAAGTATTATAAAATTAAAAAAGGTAATCTTTGGATAGTTCCAAATCTAAATGGACATAGTATTATGGCAAATAGAAGAGGAATTTATAATGATATGAATAGAAAATTTAATATTATTGATAAAAAAGACCCTGATTATTTTGTTGTTGAAAGAATCAAAAAAATAATTATAGAAAAGAATGTAGATTTAATACTAAATTTACATGATGGATATGGTTTTTATAGAGAACAATATGAAAATGCAATCTTTAATCCAAATGCTTGGGGACAAGCAACTATCATTGACCAAGAAAAGATAAATGGGCTTGATAAATTTGGTAATTTAGATGAAATAGCAAGTTTAGTAAATAAAAATCTAAACAAAGATAATTTATTTGAAGATTTTCACTCTTTTGGAGTTAAAAATACTCAAACAAAATTCAAAGATGAACAAATGCAACTCTCTTTGACTTATTATGCAGTAACTCATAATAAACCAGCATTTGCTATAGAAACAAGTAAAAATATTACTGATTTAGCACATAAAGTTACTTATCAATTAAAATCAATTGAAGAGTTTATGAAGATTATGGATATAGAGTTTGAGAGAGATTTTGATATAAATAATTATAAAGAAGTAGAAAAAAGACTTTATGATTTTGGAAAAGTTATTATCAATGATAATATAGCTTTTGATTTAAGTGATATAAAAAGAACTACTAGATTTGTACCTTTAAAAAAAGAGAATAATAATTTCAAATTTGAGCATATTTTAGGTGATATAAAAGCTATTGATAATAGATATGAATTATATATTGGAAATATAAAAGTTTCTGATTTTTATCCTCAAATATTTGAAATAAAAGAGTATAAAGAAAAAATAAAAGTAGAAATTGATGGTAAAATAATTGAAACAAAATTTGCTTCACAATTAGATGTAAAAGATAATTTTAAAATATTAAAGAGTGATTTTAGGGTAAATATCATTGGTTTTAGTAAAGATGGTGTTGATAGCGAAGATGATATTTTGATTAAAAAAAGTGATATAGTTGATAGTTTTTCTGTTGATAATGAAAAAAATAAGTATAGAGCAGAGTTTTATAAAGATGGTAAATTTTATGGAATGATTATTTTAAATTTTTTAAAGGATAAATAA
- a CDS encoding class I SAM-dependent methyltransferase — protein sequence MNLEKLEEIILKNLENKTEEAKRVFHGRGNFYKDFNYLSVDSLGKILFATFHDLIEEEKEKSIIELLNKIAVLKEFDIFIVQRKYKKEGLFEAIKGEIPKSYEVIENGLKYKVTFSNRNIGIFFDMKKGREFVASICKDKNVLNLFSYTCAFSVTAINSGAKQVVNVDMAKGALTTGRENHHLNNLDTKKVKFMPYDILKSWSRIKKFAPYDVIVIDPPAFQKGSFAATKDYEKIIRRLDELASENCVVLSTLNDPMIGTDFVKEQFISFAPSFKFDRRLENLEEFKALDEEKSLKNLIFIKQNSNKT from the coding sequence ATAAATTTAGAAAAATTGGAAGAGATAATTTTAAAAAATCTTGAAAATAAAACAGAAGAAGCAAAAAGAGTTTTCCACGGAAGAGGAAATTTTTATAAAGATTTTAACTATTTAAGTGTTGATAGTTTAGGAAAAATCTTATTTGCAACTTTTCATGATTTAATAGAAGAGGAAAAAGAGAAAAGTATTATAGAACTTCTCAATAAAATAGCTGTTTTAAAAGAGTTTGATATTTTTATAGTTCAAAGAAAATATAAAAAAGAGGGACTTTTTGAAGCTATAAAAGGGGAAATACCAAAATCTTATGAAGTTATAGAAAATGGTTTGAAATATAAAGTAACTTTTTCAAATAGAAATATTGGAATATTTTTTGATATGAAAAAAGGAAGAGAATTTGTAGCTTCTATTTGTAAAGATAAAAATGTTTTAAATTTATTTTCTTATACTTGTGCTTTTAGTGTAACAGCCATAAATAGTGGTGCAAAACAAGTAGTAAATGTAGATATGGCAAAAGGTGCTTTAACAACTGGAAGAGAAAATCATCATCTAAATAATCTTGATACTAAAAAAGTAAAATTTATGCCTTATGATATTTTGAAATCATGGAGTAGAATAAAAAAATTTGCCCCTTATGATGTGATTGTTATTGATCCGCCAGCTTTTCAAAAAGGAAGTTTTGCTGCTACTAAGGATTATGAAAAGATTATTAGAAGATTGGATGAGTTAGCAAGTGAAAATTGTGTTGTTTTATCAACATTAAATGACCCAATGATAGGAACAGATTTTGTAAAAGAGCAGTTTATCTCTTTTGCTCCTTCTTTTAAATTTGATAGAAGATTGGAAAATTTAGAAGAGTTTAAAGCTTTGGATGAAGAAAAATCATTAAAAAATCTTATATTTATAAAACAAAACTCTAATAAAACTTAG
- a CDS encoding L-lactate MFS transporter: protein MKVEKNRWLMALSAVGVHICIGSVYAWSVYVKPIQAQMNWNLTDVTIAFSIAIFFLGLSAALMGKFVEKNGPRVSAIIAASLFGLGTMGSGLAIMMESKLLLYFFYGVLGGCGLGIGYISPVSTLVKWFPDKRGMATGLAIMGFGFASAVWGPTIKILIEAVGIAGTFFILGATYFVVMFASALYLEKPQDGYLPKRFEEKVKAGKKKIKEDLAFIGLNEAIKTPRFYGLWLMLFINVTCGIAIIGVASPLLQEVLGMTAIAAAAAVGLMGIFNGAGRLMWASLSDYLTRPIVYVIFFATQAVAFYMLPSITEILVFQIVLYFIMTCYGGGFASIPAYIGDIFGTKELGAIHGYILTAWAAAGLVGPLIISMVKDATGSYSQTLYVFAAFFVVAFIVSIAMIFNIKSIQNKNLKHKKH, encoded by the coding sequence TTGAAAGTTGAAAAAAACCGTTGGCTTATGGCACTTAGTGCTGTGGGTGTTCATATTTGTATTGGTTCTGTTTATGCTTGGAGTGTTTATGTAAAACCTATTCAAGCTCAAATGAACTGGAATTTAACTGATGTTACAATTGCTTTTAGTATTGCTATTTTCTTTTTGGGATTAAGTGCTGCACTTATGGGAAAATTTGTTGAAAAAAATGGTCCTAGAGTTTCAGCTATAATCGCAGCTTCTTTATTTGGTCTGGGAACTATGGGGTCTGGACTTGCTATTATGATGGAATCAAAGTTATTGTTATATTTCTTTTATGGAGTTTTAGGTGGTTGTGGTTTAGGAATTGGCTATATTTCACCTGTATCAACACTTGTAAAATGGTTTCCTGATAAAAGAGGAATGGCAACAGGACTTGCTATCATGGGATTTGGTTTTGCATCTGCTGTTTGGGGACCAACTATTAAAATCTTGATTGAAGCTGTTGGAATTGCTGGAACATTTTTCATTTTGGGAGCAACTTATTTTGTAGTTATGTTTGCATCTGCACTTTATCTTGAAAAACCGCAAGATGGATATTTACCAAAAAGATTTGAGGAAAAAGTAAAAGCAGGAAAGAAAAAAATCAAAGAGGATTTAGCATTTATAGGTTTAAATGAAGCTATTAAAACTCCTAGATTTTATGGTCTTTGGTTGATGTTATTTATAAACGTAACTTGTGGAATTGCCATTATTGGAGTTGCTTCACCACTTTTACAAGAGGTTTTAGGAATGACAGCAATCGCAGCAGCAGCAGCTGTTGGATTGATGGGAATATTCAATGGAGCAGGGCGACTTATGTGGGCATCATTAAGTGATTATTTAACAAGACCAATTGTATATGTTATATTTTTTGCAACACAAGCGGTTGCTTTTTATATGCTTCCATCAATTACTGAAATTTTAGTTTTCCAAATAGTTTTATATTTTATCATGACTTGTTATGGTGGAGGTTTTGCTTCAATTCCTGCGTATATTGGAGATATTTTTGGAACAAAAGAACTTGGTGCAATTCATGGATATATTTTAACTGCATGGGCAGCAGCTGGACTTGTTGGACCACTGATTATTTCAATGGTAAAAGATGCAACGGGTTCATACTCTCAAACACTTTATGTTTTTGCTGCGTTTTTTGTTGTTGCATTTATAGTTTCTATTGCAATGATTTTTAATATTAAATCTATTCAAAATAAAAATTTAAAACATAAAAAACATTAA
- a CDS encoding acyltransferase family protein produces MPNTLAPITLTDNISFATNIVIAVLLLVLFLTFKKSQHTDVFPISVTQELKGLGILTVVFAHFAYMKVTNPEFLFPLSIIAGVGVDLFLFMSGYGLTVGMLKKPMPTLDFYKRRVIKIFIPFWVALIIIFAADALFLGIFYPLPYMIQSVLGWFPTAIGFGDVNSPFWYITWMLMFYILFPLVFSVSKPWLSAIILAVIATIIGTSNPLDMGDNWLHRLHTVAFSMGIIAAWLLTESKDKENKLVKYLKEFRANSNISRYVIIVLMFAIVVYMSLHTTANHWPKLTAFLGKGFYVEQFTSIVIMLAFIVIFSLKKVDNKFLAIYGLYSFEVYLIHWPLMARYDIFFDYLPSWAAVVAWMVAFILVSMLLQKIVTPISSWVDKIAK; encoded by the coding sequence ATGCCGAACACTCTTGCACCAATCACACTAACGGATAACATATCATTTGCAACAAATATTGTTATTGCTGTTTTATTATTGGTTTTATTTCTTACATTTAAGAAATCTCAACATACAGATGTTTTTCCAATTTCTGTAACTCAAGAACTTAAAGGTTTAGGTATTTTAACAGTTGTTTTTGCACACTTTGCATATATGAAAGTTACAAATCCTGAGTTTCTTTTTCCTTTGTCTATTATAGCTGGGGTTGGAGTTGATTTATTCCTTTTTATGTCTGGGTACGGTTTAACTGTAGGAATGTTAAAAAAACCAATGCCTACTTTAGATTTTTATAAAAGAAGAGTTATAAAAATCTTTATTCCATTTTGGGTTGCGTTGATTATTATTTTTGCTGCTGATGCACTGTTTTTAGGGATTTTTTATCCACTTCCATACATGATACAATCAGTTCTTGGATGGTTTCCAACTGCTATTGGATTTGGAGATGTTAACTCACCATTTTGGTATATTACATGGATGTTGATGTTCTATATTCTTTTTCCACTTGTATTTAGTGTTAGTAAACCTTGGTTAAGTGCTATTATACTTGCAGTAATTGCAACAATAATTGGTACTTCTAATCCATTAGATATGGGTGATAATTGGCTTCATAGATTACATACAGTTGCATTTTCTATGGGTATTATTGCTGCTTGGTTATTAACTGAGTCAAAAGATAAAGAGAATAAACTTGTAAAATATCTAAAAGAGTTTAGAGCAAATAGTAACATTTCAAGATATGTGATAATAGTTTTAATGTTTGCAATAGTTGTTTATATGTCTTTACACACAACTGCAAATCATTGGCCTAAATTAACTGCATTTTTAGGAAAAGGTTTCTATGTTGAACAGTTTACTTCAATAGTTATTATGTTGGCATTTATTGTGATTTTCTCACTTAAAAAAGTTGACAATAAATTTTTAGCTATTTATGGACTTTATTCATTTGAAGTCTATTTAATTCACTGGCCATTAATGGCAAGATATGATATCTTCTTTGATTATTTACCTTCTTGGGCGGCTGTTGTTGCTTGGATGGTTGCATTTATTCTTGTAAGTATGTTATTACAAAAAATTGTAACTCCAATTAGTTCATGGGTTGATAAAATCGCAAAATAA
- a CDS encoding GreA/GreB family elongation factor, with translation MNKDLITKNGYEKIVKEFKDLLKEKSFWVKEKEIAAQLGDRSENAEYIAAKEQIRNCDKRLRFLDKIINNSEVIDISLIPHTKVNFGSKVVLEDLDTNEEKTFIIVGTFEVDINENKISNKSPFGRALLGKKIDDEFEFEINNRVYEYRVISIQEYNFE, from the coding sequence ATGAATAAAGATTTGATTACAAAAAACGGTTATGAAAAAATAGTTAAAGAGTTTAAAGATTTACTAAAAGAGAAATCTTTTTGGGTTAAAGAGAAAGAAATAGCAGCTCAACTTGGTGATAGAAGTGAAAATGCTGAGTATATTGCTGCAAAAGAGCAAATTAGAAACTGCGATAAAAGGCTTAGATTCCTTGATAAAATCATAAATAATAGTGAAGTTATTGATATATCTTTGATTCCACATACAAAAGTAAATTTTGGTTCGAAAGTTGTTTTGGAAGATTTAGATACAAATGAAGAAAAAACTTTTATTATTGTTGGAACTTTTGAAGTAGATATAAATGAAAATAAAATATCAAATAAATCTCCTTTTGGAAGAGCTTTATTAGGCAAAAAAATAGATGATGAGTTTGAATTTGAAATAAACAATAGAGTTTATGAATATAGAGTAATTTCAATACAAGAGTATAATTTTGAATAG
- a CDS encoding TVP38/TMEM64 family protein, with translation MKLLIKTILILATIFTTTLLIIKFSGVLTVDDIKEIFANLKSQPSYILGGLIVFFLFIDLFIAVPTMTIIILAGYFIGFELALFYTTIGLLSASLTGYFLSKRYGMKVLDKLSSNEEQKLEMTNLFNKHGVLVIVLSRAVPMLPEISSCLAGACEMSFKRFLTAWIIGTIPYLCVITYAGSISNLENPMPAIYAALGITLLFWFIWMIFMRIDKRKTMRENQ, from the coding sequence ATGAAACTTTTAATAAAAACTATTTTGATTTTAGCCACTATTTTTACAACTACTTTACTTATTATCAAATTTAGTGGAGTTTTAACAGTTGATGATATAAAAGAGATTTTTGCAAATTTAAAATCTCAACCTTCATATATTTTAGGTGGCTTGATAGTATTTTTCTTATTTATTGATTTATTTATTGCCGTACCAACAATGACTATTATTATACTTGCTGGTTATTTTATAGGTTTTGAATTAGCTTTATTTTATACAACTATTGGACTATTAAGTGCTTCATTAACTGGATATTTTTTATCAAAAAGATATGGGATGAAAGTTTTAGATAAACTCTCTTCAAATGAAGAACAAAAACTAGAAATGACAAACTTATTTAACAAACATGGTGTTTTAGTGATAGTTCTTTCAAGAGCAGTTCCTATGCTTCCTGAAATCTCTTCTTGTCTAGCAGGAGCTTGTGAAATGTCTTTCAAAAGATTTTTAACAGCTTGGATTATTGGAACTATACCTTATTTGTGTGTTATTACTTATGCTGGGTCTATTAGTAACTTAGAAAATCCAATGCCAGCTATTTATGCAGCACTTGGAATCACACTTCTTTTTTGGTTTATTTGGATGATTTTTATGAGAATTGATAAAAGAAAAACAATGAGAGAAAATCAATAA
- the sfsA gene encoding DNA/RNA nuclease SfsA has translation MKFEELIHGKLIKRYKRFLADIILENGETVTAHVPNSGAMTSCIEENCDVWVSFHDNPKRKLKYTLELTKIAKNLICTNTNVANKIAVEAINNKTIKELQGYKSLKTEQKYGQSSRIDILLENENQKCFVEIKSVSLKIDDFLAFPDAVTSRGTKHLKELEEMVKLGHRAVMLYVIQRTDDLPFKLACQIDKKYCETFNEVTKNGVEVLVYQSSINLQEIIIKNSSNFLH, from the coding sequence ATGAAATTTGAAGAACTAATACATGGAAAATTAATAAAAAGATACAAAAGATTTTTGGCTGATATTATTTTAGAAAATGGTGAAACAGTAACTGCACATGTACCAAACAGTGGAGCAATGACAAGTTGTATAGAAGAAAATTGTGATGTTTGGGTAAGTTTCCACGATAACCCAAAAAGAAAACTAAAATATACTTTAGAACTTACAAAAATAGCTAAAAACTTAATCTGCACAAATACAAATGTGGCAAATAAAATAGCTGTTGAAGCAATAAATAATAAAACAATAAAAGAGCTTCAAGGTTATAAATCTTTAAAAACTGAACAAAAATATGGACAAAGTAGTAGAATAGATATTTTGCTTGAAAATGAAAATCAAAAATGTTTTGTTGAAATAAAAAGTGTGAGTTTGAAAATAGATGATTTTTTAGCTTTTCCAGATGCTGTCACATCAAGAGGAACAAAACATCTAAAAGAGCTTGAAGAGATGGTCAAACTTGGACATAGAGCTGTAATGTTATATGTTATTCAAAGAACTGATGATTTACCTTTTAAATTAGCTTGCCAAATTGATAAAAAATATTGTGAAACTTTCAATGAAGTTACAAAAAATGGAGTTGAAGTTTTAGTTTATCAATCTAGCATAAATTTACAAGAGATTATAATCAAGAATTCATCCAACTTTTTACATTAG
- a CDS encoding MBOAT family O-acyltransferase, which yields MLFNSYEFLLVFLPLTFIIYFYLNSKKLITLSKIFLVIASLTFYSWWNVIYLPLILGSMIFNFYVGQFLGKKRTKQMLTFGIIGNVALLGYFKYTDFFIENFNWALNKDVELLHLALPLAISYFTFQQIAFLVDSYRGETKEYNFLNYALFITFFPQLLMGPIMHHKEIIPQFQTKWKSFIKWENVALGLFIFAIGLSKKTLIGDPLTDYAQYAFDNAQKLSMVEAWYASVSYVLSYYFDLSGYADMAIGIGKMFNIDIPKNFNSPYKARNFADYWKRWHITLSRFLSDYIYKSLGGNKSLVWVMYLNIMITFFVSGFWHGAGWNFVVWGLLNGIFVVMAHMMKKANLEMNFYVAWFLMFFGLILTRILFVSNDFADAWYVTTTLFDISNLRFENLFYIDPYLQSFYIVLALYLALACKNSMEISENFKPNFKYIFYTVILLTASLFTFSSAKEFLYFQF from the coding sequence TTGTTATTTAACTCTTATGAATTTTTATTAGTTTTTTTACCTCTTACATTTATTATATATTTTTATTTAAACTCAAAAAAACTTATAACTTTAAGCAAAATATTTTTAGTAATTGCTTCACTAACTTTTTACTCTTGGTGGAATGTTATTTATCTTCCTTTAATTTTAGGAAGTATGATTTTCAACTTTTATGTTGGTCAGTTTTTAGGAAAAAAACGTACTAAACAGATGCTAACATTTGGAATTATTGGAAATGTTGCACTTTTAGGATATTTCAAATATACAGACTTTTTTATAGAAAATTTTAACTGGGCTTTAAATAAAGATGTAGAACTTCTTCATTTAGCACTTCCTCTTGCAATTAGTTATTTTACATTTCAACAAATCGCTTTTTTAGTTGATTCATACAGAGGTGAAACAAAAGAGTATAATTTTTTGAATTACGCTTTATTTATTACTTTTTTCCCACAACTTCTAATGGGTCCAATTATGCACCACAAAGAGATAATTCCGCAATTTCAAACAAAATGGAAATCTTTTATAAAATGGGAAAATGTAGCTTTAGGTCTGTTTATTTTTGCAATTGGACTTTCAAAAAAAACACTAATAGGTGACCCTTTAACTGATTATGCTCAATATGCCTTTGATAATGCACAAAAACTATCTATGGTTGAAGCTTGGTATGCTTCTGTTTCTTATGTATTGTCTTATTATTTTGACCTTTCTGGATATGCTGATATGGCTATTGGTATTGGAAAAATGTTTAATATAGATATTCCAAAAAACTTCAATAGCCCATATAAAGCAAGAAACTTTGCTGATTATTGGAAAAGATGGCATATAACTCTTTCAAGATTTTTAAGTGATTATATTTACAAATCTTTGGGTGGAAATAAATCTTTAGTTTGGGTAATGTACTTAAATATTATGATTACATTTTTTGTATCTGGATTTTGGCATGGAGCTGGATGGAACTTTGTTGTTTGGGGATTATTAAATGGTATTTTTGTAGTTATGGCTCACATGATGAAAAAAGCAAATCTTGAAATGAATTTTTATGTAGCTTGGTTTTTAATGTTTTTTGGACTTATATTAACCAGAATTTTATTCGTTTCAAATGATTTTGCAGATGCTTGGTATGTAACAACTACACTTTTTGATATTTCAAATTTAAGATTTGAAAATCTATTTTATATAGACCCATATTTACAAAGTTTTTATATAGTTTTAGCTTTATATTTAGCTCTTGCTTGTAAAAACAGTATGGAAATTTCAGAAAATTTCAAACCAAATTTTAAATATATTTTTTACACAGTAATTCTTTTGACAGCTTCATTGTTCACTTTTTCAAGTGCAAAAGAGTTTTTATACTTCCAATTTTAA